A genomic stretch from Chelmon rostratus isolate fCheRos1 chromosome 14, fCheRos1.pri, whole genome shotgun sequence includes:
- the LOC121616880 gene encoding high mobility group protein B1-like — protein sequence MGRDPAKPRGKMSSYAYFVQTCREEHKKKHPDASVNFAEFSKKCSERWKTMSSKEKGKFEDLARQDKARYEREMMSYVPVRGGKKKKYKDPNAPKRPPSAFFIFCSEFRPKVKSEAPGLSIGDVAKRLGEMWNSTSAEAKQPFEKKAAKLKEKYEKEVAAYRQKTKAGSGPAAKAPAKVEKKADDDDDEDEDEEEEEEDYDDDDDE from the exons ATGGGGAGAGATCCAGCGAAGCCAAGGGGCAAGATGTCCTCCTATGCATATTTTGTCCAGACCTGCAGGGAGGAGCACAAGAAGAAGCACCCCGACGCTTCGGTTAACTTTGCCGAGTTCTCCAAGAAGTGCTCCGAGCGATGGAAG ACAATGTCCTCCAAGGAGAAGGGCAAATTTGAGGACCTGGCCAGGCAGGACAAGGCACGCTATGAGAGGGAGATGATGAGCTACGTTCCAGTCAGGGGaggcaagaagaagaagtacAAGGACCCCAATGCCCCCAAGAGACCCCC aTCTGCCTTCTTCATCTTTTGCTCAGAGTTCCGCCCTAAGGTGAAAAGCGAAGCCCCCGGTCTGTCCATCGGAGATGTGGCCAAGAGGCTGGGTGAGATGTGGAATAGCACCAGCGCAGAGGCCAAGCAGCCCTTTGAGAAGAAGGCTGCCAAACTGAAGGAGAAGTATGAGAAG GAAGTTGCAGCATATCGCCAGAAGACCAAAGCAGGCTCCGGACCGGCAGCAAAAGCCCCGGCCAAGGTAGAGAAGAAGGCAgatgacgacgacgacgaggatgaagatgaggaggaggaggaggaagattaCGATGACGACGATGACGAGTAG